In the Atribacterota bacterium genome, TTAATAATGCAGTCATGTACATACCGTATACTGGGGTAGCCATCCCTGCATAATCAGATTCCAGGAAAACATCCAATAGCTTTTCCATATCGTCATCAATAATACATTTACCTGGTGTCTTGCCCCAACAGATAAAACATCCCCGGCAATATTCGATGTTTTTTTCAATCAAAAAAATCTCTTCAGTTTGAGCCCCTGCAGATTCCGCCCCTTCTAACAAAGGTTGAACAATCTTATAGCTATTACTTTCTCTTCCTCGTGGACTTCCGTTGAAAACAGTTATTTTCATTGAGAAATACCTCCTTTAATTTAACAAGATATTATATCATAATTACATATTTCATTACATTTTTCCCTTGGAAGAAACTGAAGATTAAACTATATGATCCCTTATGCGAAGTTGAAAAAAGTTACCGAGTTATTGAGATAGTAAAACCTCCTCTGTGTTTTTTTAAAAGTG is a window encoding:
- a CDS encoding flavodoxin family protein, giving the protein MKITVFNGSPRGRESNSYKIVQPLLEGAESAGAQTEEIFLIEKNIEYCRGCFICWGKTPGKCIIDDDMEKLLDVFLESDYAGMATPVYGMYMTALLKNFTDRFLPLATPYIDKNEDGSFYHKRRIKKFPQ